One Sulfurimonas sp. HSL-3221 genomic window, GCTTTGCGCCTCGCACCCCAGGAGTTCGCCGATGCGTACCGCCTCTTCGGTGCAGGCCGCGACGACCTCGTCGCGCGTCAACACCTTCAATGTCGCCCGCTGCGGCGGCAGTGCGAGCAGCTGCGTCGTCAGATCGAAATAGGGAAGATCCCCCCTGATGTACTCCCAGAGCTCCGGGTCCGATAGCCGGTTCATGTCTCTCCTTTTTCAACGATCTCCAGGATGGAGAGATCGCTTGCCTTGATCAGCGCCGTGACGCTGTCGCCCTGATGCAGCGCCATCGTCTCGGCGGAATCGCGGGTGATGATGCTCTCCATCCGTGCCGGGCCGACACGGAGCGTTACGCTGCACAGCAGCGCCCCCGTCTCAACCGTTTCGATCACCGCTTCGAGGCGGTTGGAGATGGAGAGGTGCCCCTCCAGTTTCTTGGCCAGCGCCACATGGGACGCTTTGGCCCCGAGGATCACCCGCGTCCCGACGGCGATCGGGATCGCAAGCCCCAGTGCCATCATCCGCATCGGCGCGCCCCCCGCATCAAAGGAGACAATGGTGATGTTATCCCGGCGCTCGATGCTGGTGATGTAGGCCTCGATGCGGTTCACTGTACGATGTATCCGTAACGGCGCAGGATCGCCTTCGCTTCATCGCTGAGCATAAAATCATAGAACGCTTTGTACTCCACACTTTTCCCCGCATTTTTCAGCAAAACGACCCCCTGTTTGATCGGCGTATAGAGTGCCGGATCGACACTCGCCCAGTTAACATTTTCCTTGTATTGTGCCATTTTCGGGCTGTAAAGGGAAGATTTCGCGATGAAACCGACGTCCGCCGCCGTCAAGGCATACGTCACCGTCTGCGAGATCGACTCGGCATAGACGAACTTCGTTTCAGCGGCATCATAGACGCCCCCTTTTTGCATCGCCTCGACTGCGGCGGTGCCGTAGGGGGCCGTTTTCGGGTTGGCGATGGCGATCTTGCTCACGGAGTTGTCCGCCACCAGGGCGATCCCCTTGGAGAAATCCATCGGTTTCGCGCTGAGATACGCCAGGGCGCCCTGGGCGTAAACGACCGGCTTGGTCACGGCGATGCCGTCGGCATAGAGCGATGCGGGGTACTTCATGTTCGCCGCCATGAAAAGCCCGTAGGGGGCGCCGTTCTTGAT contains:
- the modA gene encoding molybdate ABC transporter substrate-binding protein, which codes for MKKTFLLLLLSFSAIAGEINIAVAANVSYAIDELKTVFAKHYPDTKVQVTLGSSGKLTAQIKNGAPYGLFMAANMKYPASLYADGIAVTKPVVYAQGALAYLSAKPMDFSKGIALVADNSVSKIAIANPKTAPYGTAAVEAMQKGGVYDAAETKFVYAESISQTVTYALTAADVGFIAKSSLYSPKMAQYKENVNWASVDPALYTPIKQGVVLLKNAGKSVEYKAFYDFMLSDEAKAILRRYGYIVQ
- a CDS encoding TOBE domain-containing protein codes for the protein MNRIEAYITSIERRDNITIVSFDAGGAPMRMMALGLAIPIAVGTRVILGAKASHVALAKKLEGHLSISNRLEAVIETVETGALLCSVTLRVGPARMESIITRDSAETMALHQGDSVTALIKASDLSILEIVEKGET